In the Silurus meridionalis isolate SWU-2019-XX chromosome 6, ASM1480568v1, whole genome shotgun sequence genome, one interval contains:
- the arl8 gene encoding ADP-ribosylation factor-like 8 — protein sequence MGLIVAKLWSFFCNQEHKVIIVGLDNAGKTTILYQFLMKEVVHTSPTIGSNVEEIVVKNTHFLMWDIGGQESLRTSWNTYYSNTEFIILVVDSTDRERLAISKEELYRMLAHEDLRKAAVLIFANKQDMKGCMSAAEISKYLTLSSIKDHPWHIQSCCALTGEGLCQGLEWMTSRVGLR from the exons AACACAAGGTGATCATAGTGGGTCTTGACAATGCAGGAAAGACGACCATTCTTTACCAGTT ccTGATGAAAGAGGTCGTCCACACGTCTCCAACAATTGGCAGTAATGTTGAAGAGATCGTCGTGAAGAACACGCACTTCCTAATGTGGGACATCGGTGGCCAGGAGAGCCTAAGAACCTCTTGGAACACTTACTACTCCAACACTGAG TTCATCATCCTGGTTGTGGACAGTACGGACAGAGAAAGGCTTGCGATCTCCAAAGAGGAGCTGTACAGAATGCTAGCACATGAG gattTGCGTAAAGCCGCAGTGTTGATTTTTGCGAATAAGCAGGATATGAAGGGCTGCATGTCCGCAGCCGAGATCTCAAAATACCTGACCCTCAGCTCAATCAAAGATCATCCATGGCACATTCAGTCCTGCTGTGCTCTTACAGGAGAAGG GCTTTGCCAGGGCTTGGAGTGGATGACTTCAAGGGTGGGACTCAGATAG